A region of the Campylobacter cuniculorum DSM 23162 = LMG 24588 genome:
GGAGTGTATCAGTATTTTGATAAAGAAAATAAGCTTTTGTATGTTGGAAAGGCTAAAAATTTAAAAAACCGCATACGAAGTTATTTTAGTTTTTCACCAAAATTTGGAGTCAATCCTAATAATTCATTAAGAATTCAAAAAATGATTTCACAAACAGCTCATTTAGAATTTATCACTACAAATTCTGAAGCTGATGCCTTAATTTTAGAAAATTCCTTTATCAAGCAACTGCATCCAAAATATAATATTTTATTAAGAGATGATAAAACTTATCCCTATATTTATGTTGATTTTAGCGAGGATTTTCCGCGTCCTTTAAGCACGAGAAAACTTGTTAAAAAACCTAAAATTAAATATTTTGGACCCTTTTTTAGAGGAGCAAAAGAGCTTTTAAATGCCCTTTATTTTTATTATCCTTTAAAACAAAAAAAAACCTGCAAGAGTCCTTGCATTTTCTATCAAATTGGACGCTGTAAGGCTCCTTGTGCTAAACTTATATCCCAAAAAGAATACAAGAAAATTTTAGAACAAGCCTTAAATGCTCTATTAAATCCTAGTATTTTGATTAAGAATTTAGAAAAGCAAATGCTTTTTTTAGCACAAAAAGAATATTTTGAAGAGGCAGCAAAACTTAGAGACCAAATTTCTACAATTAAAGACCTAGAAGTTAAAATTCAAATTGATATTGCTAAATTAGAAGATTTTGAAATTTTTGCCCTTGCTTTTGAAAAAAATTTACTCTCTACCTTGCGTTTTGTTGTGCAAAATGGAAAGATTATAGGAGTTAATCATAAAATCACAGCTTTAAAAAATCACGCGGATTTTGATAAAAATGAAATTTATAAACAGCTCATTTTAGAAAATTTTAATGCAGACACTCCTTTAATCGCAAAAGAAATTTTTGTTTATGAAGATTTTGAAGATGCAAAGGTTTTAGAGCTTTTACTTTCTGAAAGATTTGGTAAAAAAATACACATTAAGAGTCCAAAAATTGGTGAAAAAAGAAGAATTTGCAATCTGGCTCATCAAAATGCTTTGCTCAATATCCAAACCCATCTTAAAAATAGCGATTTTAGCATACAAACTCAACTTAAAGATTATTTTGAACTTGAAAATTTTCCCGATTGTATCGAAATTTACGACAATTCACATTTGCAAGGAGTGGCTAGGGTTGGGGCTATGGTTTGTTATAAATTTGGAGTTTGGGATAAAAAGA
Encoded here:
- the uvrC gene encoding excinuclease ABC subunit UvrC; this translates as MDEDLKKHLENQLKNLPLSAGVYQYFDKENKLLYVGKAKNLKNRIRSYFSFSPKFGVNPNNSLRIQKMISQTAHLEFITTNSEADALILENSFIKQLHPKYNILLRDDKTYPYIYVDFSEDFPRPLSTRKLVKKPKIKYFGPFFRGAKELLNALYFYYPLKQKKTCKSPCIFYQIGRCKAPCAKLISQKEYKKILEQALNALLNPSILIKNLEKQMLFLAQKEYFEEAAKLRDQISTIKDLEVKIQIDIAKLEDFEIFALAFEKNLLSTLRFVVQNGKIIGVNHKITALKNHADFDKNEIYKQLILENFNADTPLIAKEIFVYEDFEDAKVLELLLSERFGKKIHIKSPKIGEKRRICNLAHQNALLNIQTHLKNSDFSIQTQLKDYFELENFPDCIEIYDNSHLQGVARVGAMVCYKFGVWDKKNYRKFHLQSSNDYEQMKEVLTRRALSFDKFPPPDLWLIDGGKALLDLAKDIVLSSGANIDILAISKEKIDSKAHRAKGSAKDKIHSLKGEFSLGAEDKKLQFLQKLRDEAHRFAISFHQNTKKKQDLQSSKLIHLGVTQASLQKLLNFFGNFDAIYQASFDEIAELTNKKTAEKIKSINMGAKN